A genomic stretch from Thermoproteales archaeon includes:
- a CDS encoding FHA domain-containing protein has protein sequence MLLEISITYVEEKISAPFVREIKPLPIIAELKINSESIPIKGYDVIIGREAFKNVINKEKLKYISRKHLRFFVINKTLYVEYLNSTNGTLLNNVEIKGK, from the coding sequence TTGCTACTGGAGATTTCAATTACTTATGTAGAGGAAAAAATTTCAGCTCCATTTGTAAGGGAAATAAAACCATTACCTATAATTGCAGAATTAAAGATCAATAGTGAATCAATTCCTATAAAAGGTTACGATGTTATAATTGGAAGAGAAGCTTTTAAAAACGTAATAAATAAAGAAAAATTAAAATATATTTCTAGAAAACATCTAAGATTCTTTGTAATAAACAAGACTTTATATGTAGAGTATTTAAACAGTACCAATGGAACCTTGTTAAATAATGTCGAGATTAAGGGGAAGTGA
- a CDS encoding DUF362 domain-containing protein, which produces MPEKVVIAEAPAVGGSFRDALDRFGYYRLKDYDVEFLDLSGDDYEEFYVWNRNLDRNVKVKVSKTMLESDYLVSIVRPKTHDTVIATLTIKNVVVGAILPSDRHKIHQGYKAINLSIAYLATFLMPKLALVDGYIGMEGNGPIGGTPIKLGLALGGRNAVAVDAATVALMGFDPRNIGYLSYLSEWGYGCIDPDKLRVVGVENWLSYRKSFRPHSSYKFQLNWRLTPQEKQKIEKELSDLLSWNRQ; this is translated from the coding sequence TTGCCGGAAAAAGTTGTGATTGCAGAAGCGCCTGCTGTAGGGGGTAGTTTTAGAGATGCTCTTGATAGGTTTGGCTACTATCGATTAAAGGATTATGATGTGGAGTTTCTTGATTTAAGCGGTGATGATTATGAAGAATTTTACGTGTGGAATCGCAACCTAGATAGAAACGTGAAAGTTAAAGTATCAAAGACTATGCTTGAAAGCGATTATCTAGTATCGATTGTAAGGCCGAAAACTCACGATACCGTAATCGCTACTTTAACGATTAAAAACGTGGTTGTGGGCGCTATCTTGCCAAGTGACAGGCATAAAATACACCAGGGATACAAGGCGATAAACCTCTCCATAGCGTATCTAGCCACTTTTCTAATGCCCAAGCTTGCTCTAGTCGACGGCTATATAGGCATGGAAGGGAATGGGCCTATCGGCGGCACGCCTATTAAGCTTGGTTTGGCGCTAGGCGGGAGAAATGCTGTTGCCGTTGATGCGGCAACAGTAGCGTTGATGGGTTTTGATCCCCGCAATATCGGATATCTAAGCTATTTGTCTGAGTGGGGCTATGGATGCATAGACCCTGACAAGCTTAGAGTGGTTGGAGTAGAGAACTGGCTGAGCTACCGGAAAAGCTTCAGGCCGCACAGTTCGTACAAGTTTCAGCTTAACTGGCGGCTCACACCTCAAGAAAAGCAGAAGATAGAAAAAGAGCTTTCTGATCTGTTAAGCTGGAATCGACAGTAG
- a CDS encoding helix-turn-helix domain-containing protein: protein MKQEILSRIFGKSLRISILELFLNNEGEILNMNEISRRLSKNPGSIYRALPELVKEGFLEEVKISESRSAYRLNLGNPIVRELLDFYRKIRAIINT from the coding sequence ATGAAACAAGAGATACTGTCACGAATCTTCGGAAAATCGCTTCGCATAAGCATTCTAGAATTATTTCTCAATAATGAAGGAGAAATACTAAATATGAATGAAATATCAAGGCGATTAAGCAAAAATCCTGGAAGCATATACAGAGCGTTACCAGAGCTAGTCAAAGAAGGTTTTTTAGAGGAGGTAAAAATAAGCGAAAGCCGAAGCGCGTATAGGCTTAACTTGGGCAATCCTATAGTTCGGGAGCTTTTGGATTTTTATAGGAAAATACGCGCCATAATCAATACTTAA
- a CDS encoding ABC transporter substrate-binding protein, which translates to MNKKAITKIQALIIVIVVIIAAGVAGFWYMTSMQKPKVEEVKVGVVMPLSGPVAEYALHSRRMVEMLFEEYNAKGGVKSLGGAKLVPVWADDKGNPSTAVSEVERLITVEKVSVIFGAFTSGSTLAIAPICEKYGVPLVVMTAFSEKITRQGYKYVFRSHVTTTPYINSMMDFIIKKLKPKTIAHVYEDSVWGSTNAEITKKWLENNAPDVEIVLWEGYSRKPPIDLTALVLKIKEAKPDVLICSSYLQDAIVLMKTMYELDCYVPNIVAIGAGFTDPKFIQEVDKLASGVFVACYANYDNPRVNAQEVIKAFYNKYGYWPTGDALATAQDFQVLVDAIERAASTDPKDIYEALKNTNIPEEEGVLYPVKFDENGDNVYAFSYVTQIQKNDKGELEWFTVWPEDYATRSIITPLLPYEDRLNDP; encoded by the coding sequence ATGAACAAAAAGGCGATAACTAAGATTCAGGCTCTCATTATCGTTATTGTCGTAATTATCGCCGCTGGAGTTGCCGGCTTTTGGTATATGACTTCAATGCAGAAACCCAAAGTTGAAGAGGTTAAAGTTGGAGTAGTAATGCCTTTGTCTGGGCCAGTTGCTGAATATGCACTACATAGTAGGAGAATGGTTGAAATGTTATTCGAGGAGTATAATGCGAAAGGAGGAGTAAAGTCTTTGGGCGGAGCGAAGCTGGTTCCTGTATGGGCTGATGATAAAGGTAATCCTTCAACGGCAGTTTCTGAAGTTGAAAGATTAATAACTGTGGAAAAAGTATCTGTGATCTTCGGAGCTTTCACGTCAGGTAGTACCCTCGCTATAGCCCCTATATGCGAAAAATACGGTGTTCCATTAGTTGTGATGACCGCCTTCTCAGAGAAAATAACGAGACAAGGCTACAAGTATGTGTTTAGATCTCATGTTACGACGACACCATACATAAATTCAATGATGGATTTCATAATCAAAAAGCTTAAACCGAAAACTATAGCGCACGTCTACGAGGATAGCGTTTGGGGATCTACTAACGCGGAAATAACTAAGAAGTGGCTCGAGAATAACGCTCCAGATGTTGAAATAGTTTTATGGGAGGGTTATAGCAGGAAACCTCCAATTGATTTGACGGCTCTTGTTCTGAAGATAAAGGAGGCTAAGCCGGACGTCCTTATATGCTCATCTTATCTGCAGGATGCTATAGTTCTCATGAAAACGATGTATGAGCTAGATTGTTACGTTCCTAACATAGTGGCTATAGGCGCCGGCTTTACTGATCCAAAGTTTATCCAGGAGGTTGACAAGCTGGCGTCGGGAGTTTTTGTCGCGTGCTATGCGAACTATGATAATCCCAGAGTTAACGCTCAGGAAGTAATAAAAGCGTTCTATAACAAGTATGGTTACTGGCCTACTGGAGATGCTTTAGCCACGGCACAAGATTTTCAAGTGCTTGTGGATGCTATTGAACGGGCAGCCTCGACAGATCCTAAAGATATATACGAAGCTTTAAAGAACACTAATATACCAGAGGAGGAGGGAGTGCTTTACCCGGTTAAATTCGATGAAAACGGCGATAACGTCTACGCCTTCTCGTATGTCACGCAGATACAGAAAAACGACAAGGGAGAGCTTGAATGGTTCACTGTTTGGCCTGAAGATTATGCTACCCGCTCGATAATAACTCCGCTCTTGCCTTATGAGGATAGGCTTAATGATCCTTAA
- a CDS encoding branched-chain amino acid ABC transporter permease, with translation MSEMDGFLIQILLRGVLVGGMYALLSVGLTLIFGVLEIPHFAYGDVMMLAMYTCYWLQVFTGASLFLSIIIVFPLYLALGFILQKFVINKIMDKPELSKMLFMVGFSLFLQGLALFVWTADTRFVKSELQNIYVDIGGGKISLTYIVNFVVAMLFFAGFYLWLQKTFMGKAIRASAQNKDLALVTGINIHKIFLVSFGIATVMSAVGAVLFAPIYYVGPFVGLELTLKSFMIVVLGGLGSIEGALLGGLIIGVVEALSSYLLSSEVKDLSALIIFLLVLLFKPKGLLGKEVRE, from the coding sequence GTGAGCGAAATGGATGGCTTTCTTATACAGATCCTACTGAGAGGAGTACTTGTAGGCGGGATGTACGCATTATTGAGCGTTGGCTTAACGCTGATATTTGGCGTATTAGAAATTCCTCACTTCGCCTACGGAGACGTAATGATGCTGGCAATGTATACATGCTATTGGTTACAAGTGTTTACCGGAGCTTCTCTATTTCTGTCTATTATCATAGTGTTTCCTCTATACTTAGCCTTGGGCTTTATTCTTCAAAAGTTCGTCATCAATAAAATTATGGATAAGCCCGAGCTAAGTAAGATGCTGTTTATGGTGGGTTTTTCCTTGTTTCTGCAGGGGTTGGCATTGTTCGTTTGGACTGCCGATACTCGATTTGTCAAATCAGAACTTCAAAATATCTATGTTGATATTGGCGGTGGAAAAATATCGCTTACTTACATCGTTAATTTTGTCGTGGCGATGCTGTTTTTTGCCGGATTTTACCTATGGCTTCAAAAGACGTTTATGGGTAAAGCGATAAGAGCCTCGGCCCAAAACAAGGACCTTGCCTTGGTTACTGGAATTAACATACATAAAATTTTTCTCGTAAGCTTCGGCATAGCAACAGTCATGTCCGCGGTCGGAGCAGTGCTCTTTGCGCCGATATATTATGTAGGTCCCTTCGTGGGGCTCGAGCTAACGTTGAAAAGCTTTATGATAGTCGTTTTAGGAGGTTTGGGCAGTATAGAAGGCGCATTGCTGGGCGGACTTATAATAGGCGTTGTTGAAGCGCTTAGCTCGTATCTTCTCTCGTCGGAAGTTAAGGACCTCTCAGCGCTTATTATTTTCCTGCTAGTTCTTCTGTTCAAGCCTAAGGGGCTTCTCGGAAAGGAGGTTAGAGAATGA
- a CDS encoding branched-chain amino acid ABC transporter permease has translation MIPSKNLAENKLLLLLTFVILIVLPFIAQSPLLLHLAILIYLNIIISEAWNLIGGYAGQVSLGNAVFFGVGAYTAVLLYLNLNINLWVGLIIGIIFSAVLSAVIGYICFRLRGVFFAFATLAVAEVFKLLFIIRKDITQGPMGVVLPYKGDSILDVSFASKTPYYLLTLAFSVLAILTVSYVSKSKLGYYLLAVREDEVAARSVGINTVLVKIIAFTLSAILNSIAGFLYVTYIRYIDPYVAFGLDISLIQALLTIMGGAGTVWGPVLGTVILIPLLELFRVYFVKFSGINYMLHGALLMIIILLMPQGAISIVRRLIKWLKS, from the coding sequence ATGATACCTAGTAAAAATCTCGCAGAGAATAAGCTTCTCTTGTTACTGACCTTTGTCATTCTTATAGTACTCCCCTTTATTGCACAGTCCCCTCTATTGCTTCACCTAGCCATTCTTATATACTTAAACATAATCATTAGCGAAGCATGGAATCTAATAGGGGGGTATGCTGGCCAAGTTTCACTAGGAAACGCTGTATTTTTCGGCGTAGGCGCTTATACCGCGGTCTTGTTGTATCTTAACCTGAATATCAATCTTTGGGTGGGACTGATCATTGGTATAATTTTCTCCGCGGTGCTTAGCGCCGTTATAGGTTACATCTGCTTTAGACTACGCGGCGTCTTCTTTGCTTTCGCTACCTTAGCAGTAGCTGAAGTTTTCAAACTACTTTTTATTATAAGAAAAGACATTACGCAAGGCCCGATGGGAGTAGTCTTACCTTACAAAGGTGACTCCATTCTAGACGTCTCGTTTGCATCGAAAACGCCATATTATCTTTTGACTTTAGCGTTTTCCGTGCTCGCCATACTTACTGTAAGCTATGTATCTAAATCTAAATTGGGGTATTATCTTCTTGCTGTAAGAGAAGATGAAGTAGCTGCGCGGTCAGTAGGTATAAACACTGTGCTCGTAAAAATTATCGCGTTCACGCTCTCAGCTATCTTAAACAGTATTGCAGGCTTCCTCTATGTGACTTACATAAGGTATATTGATCCATACGTTGCATTTGGTTTAGACATTTCTCTAATTCAAGCTTTGCTAACTATTATGGGAGGAGCTGGAACGGTTTGGGGTCCGGTTCTCGGAACAGTGATACTTATTCCTCTTCTTGAATTGTTTAGAGTTTACTTTGTCAAGTTTTCCGGAATTAATTACATGCTTCACGGCGCGCTGTTAATGATAATTATACTTCTCATGCCTCAGGGAGCTATAAGCATTGTTAGGAGGTTGATTAAATGGCTGAAATCTTAA
- a CDS encoding ABC transporter ATP-binding protein has translation MAEILKIENVSKRFGGVIALKEVSFTIEKRSITSLIGPNGAGKTTLFNVVNGYLKPDEGRIFFRNENITGLPPHAVCKRGIGRTFQKNRVFGNMTVLDNVIVGALLHTSSIKEAESRALESLKIVGLQDKKDRIVKNLTILERKIVELARALSTKPALLLLDEIAAGLTEAEINWLLKLLKDLNSDLGITLFVVEHVLKFVMNISDKVIVLDHGVKIAEGSPEEIASNRKVIEAYIGGENSA, from the coding sequence ATGGCTGAAATCTTAAAAATAGAAAATGTGTCTAAACGGTTTGGAGGTGTAATAGCTCTCAAAGAAGTCTCTTTTACTATAGAAAAGAGGTCTATAACTAGCCTTATAGGCCCCAATGGCGCTGGCAAAACCACGCTTTTTAATGTAGTAAATGGGTATTTGAAACCTGATGAAGGTAGAATATTCTTTAGAAATGAGAACATAACCGGCTTACCACCCCATGCGGTTTGTAAAAGAGGCATCGGCAGGACTTTTCAAAAAAATAGAGTGTTCGGCAATATGACAGTTTTAGATAATGTGATAGTGGGCGCATTACTTCACACCTCAAGCATTAAGGAGGCCGAGTCTAGAGCTTTGGAAAGTCTGAAAATAGTAGGATTGCAAGATAAGAAGGATCGTATTGTTAAAAACCTCACTATCCTAGAGCGGAAGATAGTGGAGCTGGCGAGGGCTTTATCTACAAAGCCTGCTCTGCTCCTCTTGGATGAAATAGCGGCAGGGTTAACGGAGGCAGAAATAAACTGGCTTTTAAAGCTGCTAAAAGATTTAAACTCGGATCTTGGCATAACGCTTTTCGTTGTTGAGCATGTTCTTAAATTTGTGATGAACATATCTGATAAAGTAATAGTTCTCGATCATGGAGTTAAGATCGCTGAGGGCTCGCCAGAAGAAATTGCTTCCAATAGGAAGGTTATAGAAGCTTATATTGGAGGTGAAAATAGTGCTTAA